A single window of Debaryomyces hansenii CBS767 chromosome F complete sequence DNA harbors:
- a CDS encoding DEHA2F25652p (similar to CA0247|CaRIB21 Candida albicans CaRIB21), whose product MSTSPIYYFENGLRKVKPYYFTYKTHVKSRWIGKTVYEVFTTELGQEHDITKKEITNQIIYILSNQGMKGGPIAIKGWENLVERKIQSQDLIYNSKHIHEPSVAQGLELVKKSSKCTSQDLTDLSIIFENDEMLVIDKPAGIPTHPKGNYRYNSITELVKHDLNLENVWPCHRLDKVTSGILILGTTKQGSKIYSTIINNERDRISKQYVARVMGEFPKDEFVMNCPIFLVNTSGGYIMPSNSRNVPKNSTTIFRRLNYNKELNQSIVLCKPITGRMHQIRIHLRNTGHPIVNDYEYNPQGDATRSHIQRLRNQIELQMYENIYLDFPSFKEHQPHNVAHDETEVDVVRLSRVETDEMQKKIHQLVKLRSEMVKDMKEQYNKICDECNRPLFDSDINIDDGGIWLHAFRYEYSAIESVNSFCFETSFPSWCNI is encoded by the coding sequence ATGTCAACATCACCGATCTACTACTTCGAGAATGGGTTGCGCAAGGTAAAGCCTTATTACTTCACTTATAAGACACATGTTAAGTCAAGATGGATAGGGAAGACAGTGTATGAAGTATTCACTACAGAATTGGGACAAGAACATGATATAACCAAGAAGGAAATTACCAATCagataatatatatattgagTAATCAGGGAATGAAAGGAGGACCGATCGCAATTAAAGGTTGGGAAAACCTAGTAGAAAGGAAAATACAATCTCAagatttaatatataattcgAAGCATATACATGAGCCTAGTGTTGCGCAAGGCCTTGAATTGGTAAAAAAATCTAGTAAGTGTACTAGTCAAGATTTAACAGACCTAAGCATCATATTTGAGAATGATGAGATGCTTGTAATAGATAAACCAGCAGGGATTCCAACACATCCTAAAGGtaattatagatataattCAATCACTGAGTTAGTAAAGcatgatttaaatttagaGAATGTATGGCCTTGTCATAGGTTAGATAAGGTTACTTCTGgaattttgatattaggGACAACTAAGCAAGGAAGTAAAATCTACCTGACTATAATTAATAACGAAAGAGATAGAATTTCGAAACAGTACGTTGCTAGAGTGATGGGAGAGTTTCCAAAAGATGAGTTTGTTATGAACTGTCCAATATTTCTAGTGAACACGTCTGGTGGTTATATTATGCCGTCGAATTCTAGGAATGTTCCCAAGAATTCAACAACAATCTTTAGAAGATTGAACTATAACAAAGAGCTAAACCAAAGTATCGTATTATGCAAACCCATAACAGGTCGAATGCATCAAATAAGGATACATTTGAGAAATACAGGTCACCCTATAGTGAACGATTATGAGTACAATCCACAGGGAGATGCAACAAGACTGCACATTCAACGATTAAGAAACCAAATTGAGTTACAAATGTATGAAAATATCTATCTTGATTTCCCTTCGTTTAAAGAACACCAACCGCATAACGTTGCTCATGATGAAACCGAGGTAGATGTAGTAAGGCTTTCAAGGGTGGAGACTGATgaaatgcaaaaaaaaatacatcAATTGGTAAAATTGAGATCTGAGATGGTAAAAGATATGAAAGAACAGTATAATAAGATTTGCGATGAATGCAATCGCCCGTTATTTGATTCAGATATCAATATAGATGACGGAGGGATTTGGCTACATGCTTTTCGCTATGAGTATTCTGCGATTGAATCTGTCAATTCGTTTTGCTTCGAAACCAGTTTTCCATCATGGTGTAATATATGA